Part of the uncultured Desulfobacter sp. genome, CAAAACATGAATCAAGAATTAGAGACCCAAAACGAAGAAGTACAAGAGTCCGAAATCGAACTCACCGGAGAAGAGACCATGGAAGAACTGCTGGATATCTATGATTCCAGCTTAAGTAAATTTGAAGAGGGACAGGTTGTCACCGGAACTGTGATCTCCGTCGGCAGGGAAACGGTCCTTGTTGATGTGGGATACAAATCCGAAGGGCAGATCTCTATTCATGAATTCATTGGTGAGGACGGCAATGTCAGCGTCAACGTCGGCGACGAGTTTGAGGTAATGATTGAAGTCTGGGATGAAGAAGAAGAGACGGTTCTTCTCTCCCGTGACAAAGCCAAAAAGGTTAAAGTTTGGGATGCCATCAAAGACATCTACGACGATGACGGTACCATTGAGGGTGTCATCACCAGTCGTGTTAAAGGCGGCTTTTCCGTTGATATCGGACTGCAGGCCTTTTTGCCCGGATCCCAGGCGGATCTGCGACCCATTCGCAACATGGATGAGATGGTCGGCCAGACATATACCTTTAAAATTCTCAAGTACAACAAGAAAAGAAACAACATTGTACTGTCACGCCGGGTATTGCTTGAAACCGAAAGAGAGAAAATGCGCAGTGCCACCCTGTCTGCCATTGAAAACGACAAAGTCATGGAAGGTATTGTTAAAAACATTACCGAGTACGGTGTCTTTGTTGATCTGGGCGGCGTTGACGGACTTCTTCATATTACCGATATTTCCTGGGGCCGGGTTAAACATCCCTCTGAACTGTTCTCCGTTGGCGATCAGATCAATGTGAAAATCCTCTCCTTCGATTTTGAGAAGGAACGGGTTTCCCTGGGTATGAAACAGCTGACACCCGATCCCTGGACAACTGCTGCTGAAAAATATCCCACCGGTTCCAAGATTGAAGGCCGTGTGGTCAGCCTGACCGATTACGGCGCATTCATTGAGCTTGAAGAGGGCGTTGAAGGTCTTATCCACGTTTCTGAAATGTCCTGGACCCGTAAAATCCGTCACCCATCCCAGATGGTTGCCGTGGGCGAACAGGTTGAGGCCGTTGTTCTGGATCTTAAACCTGAAAACCGCAGGATCTCCCTGGGTATCAAACAGACCGTTGAAAATCCCTGGGAAGTTATCTCCCAGAAATATCCGGTGGGCACCATCATTGAAGGAAAAATCAAGAACATTACCGAATTTGGTCTGTTCATCGGCATTGATGACGACATTGACGGTCTGGTTCACATCTCTGATATTTCCTGGACCAAACGGATTAAGCACCCTTCTGAAATTTATAAGAAAAACGATACCATCCAGGCCGTTGTACTTGATATCGACAAAGCCAATGAAAGATTCTCCCTGGGCATCAAACAGACCCAGGTCGATCCCTGGGAAACCGTTGCCGAACGTTATGACGTGGGCAAGGAAATTTCCGGTGTCATCACAAATCTCACCGATTTCGGCGTATTTGTAGAGCTTGAGGAAGGTATCGAAGGGCTGGTTCATGTATCTGAAATCAGCAAAGAAAATATCAAGAGCCCCAAAGAGCATTACCAGATTGGCGAAACCATTACTGCCAAGGTGATGAACATTAATTCCGATGAAAGACGGATCGGGCTTTCCATCAAACGTCTGGACGAAGACGATGATGATAGATATCTTGAAGAAATTGCAAAAAGTTCCAAACCTGCTGCCTCCGCATTCGGAGAGATGCTGAGAAACAACATCCAGGAAAAACTGGAAGCGGAGAAAAAAGAGAACGAATAGTTTCTTTCGTCTGACAGACCGCAGCAGTGCTGTAGTTTTCTGAAATTTAAAGGCCGGACTGATCCTTGAACAGG contains:
- a CDS encoding 30S ribosomal protein S1 encodes the protein MNNIAEENENENQNMNQELETQNEEVQESEIELTGEETMEELLDIYDSSLSKFEEGQVVTGTVISVGRETVLVDVGYKSEGQISIHEFIGEDGNVSVNVGDEFEVMIEVWDEEEETVLLSRDKAKKVKVWDAIKDIYDDDGTIEGVITSRVKGGFSVDIGLQAFLPGSQADLRPIRNMDEMVGQTYTFKILKYNKKRNNIVLSRRVLLETEREKMRSATLSAIENDKVMEGIVKNITEYGVFVDLGGVDGLLHITDISWGRVKHPSELFSVGDQINVKILSFDFEKERVSLGMKQLTPDPWTTAAEKYPTGSKIEGRVVSLTDYGAFIELEEGVEGLIHVSEMSWTRKIRHPSQMVAVGEQVEAVVLDLKPENRRISLGIKQTVENPWEVISQKYPVGTIIEGKIKNITEFGLFIGIDDDIDGLVHISDISWTKRIKHPSEIYKKNDTIQAVVLDIDKANERFSLGIKQTQVDPWETVAERYDVGKEISGVITNLTDFGVFVELEEGIEGLVHVSEISKENIKSPKEHYQIGETITAKVMNINSDERRIGLSIKRLDEDDDDRYLEEIAKSSKPAASAFGEMLRNNIQEKLEAEKKENE